Proteins encoded together in one Sceloporus undulatus isolate JIND9_A2432 ecotype Alabama chromosome 4, SceUnd_v1.1, whole genome shotgun sequence window:
- the LOC121929306 gene encoding uncharacterized protein LOC121929306 produces MNTRKQTQKINSLNSNQRRLSIEMNKNTDMNELFLEKFDNLALTVKNLSKDLNKEFISFKKEIREDLKAINQTVDKLTIDVQKTKQRLEILEFRNEKLENDMSKILNKGEDELDARAMIDLKLKEKSVKIRGIPEQKDEDVNDKLIAAIANFMNRDPDSFGNEVDKLYRVNSLVAKQKGQPRDVSVHFVRKIVRDKYLNLHNESPFKYEDLELKVMKDIPGRLLQRRRSYIGLTQFLRAEGISYRWDIPEGLIFWWKRKRVYIHTPEQAKNFLRQVKKNHQVGKEGKDKPTSGDQTGEGLSKEEQEKGGEEEASQELLGSESELEFDDQDLSQEEERLSKEEQRQSGDN; encoded by the coding sequence atgaacacaagaaaacaaacgcagaaaatcaactcattgaatTCAAATCAAAGACGATTGTCTATAGAAATGAATAAGAACACAGACATGAATGAATTATTTTTGGAGAAATTTGATAATTTAGCTTTAACTGTTAAAAATTTGTCCAAAGatttaaataaagaatttattAGTTTTAAGAAGGAGATTAGGGAAGATTTGAAAGCAATAAATCAAACGGTGGACAAATTAACAATTGatgtacagaaaacaaaacaaagattagAAATCTTGGAATTTAGAAATGAAAAGCTGGAAAATGACATgtcaaaaattttaaataaaggtGAAGATGAATTGGATGCAAGAGCTATGATTGATCTGAAACTAAAAGAAAAGTCTGTTAAAATCAGAGGGATTCCAGAGCAAAAAGATGAAGATGTTAATGACAAATTAATTGCGGCCATAGCAAATTTTATGAATAGAGACCCTGATTCTTTTGGAAATGAGGTGGACAAGCTCTATAGAGTGAATTCTTTAGTTGCAAAACAAAAGGGCCAACCACGGGACGTGTCAGTCCATTTTGTCCGGAAAATAGTGAGAGATAAATATTTGAATTTACATAACGAATCCCCTTTTAAATATGAAGATCTGGAACTAAAGGTGATGAAGGACATCCCGGGAAGACTTTTGCAGAGAAGAAGAAGTTATATTGGTCTAACACAATTTTTAAGAGCAGAAGGGATATCCTACAGGTGGGATATCCCAGAAGGCCTTATTTTTTGGTGGAAGAGAAAAAGAGTGTACATACATACCCCTGAACAAGCTAAGAATTTTTTAAGACAAGTGAAGAAAAATCATCAagtaggaaaagaagggaaagacaaGCCCACAAGTGGAGATCAAACTGGTGAAGGTCTGAGtaaggaagaacaagaaaaggGTGGTGAAGAAGAAGCTTCTCAAGAGTTATTAGGTTCAGAGTCAGAATTAGAATTTGATGATCAAGACCTGTCACAGGAGGAAGAAAGACTGAGCAAAGAAGAACAAAGACAAAGTGGTGATAATTGA